In Calothrix sp. PCC 7507, one DNA window encodes the following:
- a CDS encoding NAD(P)H-quinone oxidoreductase subunit N, with translation MDFANLASQLNAGTILPEGIVILTLLGVLIVDLILGRTSSRWIGYLAIAGLLSSIVALYFQWDNTNPISFSGEFNSDDLSIVFRGIIALSAAVTILMSIRYIEQSGTALAEFIAILLTATLGGMFLSGASELVMIFISLETLSISSYLLTGYTKRDPRSNEAALKYLLIGASSTAVFLYGVSLLYGLSGGQTELSAIANGIATANVGQSLALVIALVFVIAGIGFKISAAPFHQWTPDVYEGAPTPVIAFLSVGSKAAGFALAIRLLTVVFPLVADEWRFVFTALAVLSMILGNVVALAQTSMKRMLAYSSIAQAGFVMIGLIAGTDSGYSSMIFYLLVYLFMNLCGFTCIILFSLRTGTDQIAEYSGLYQKDPLLTLGLSISLLSLGGIPPLAGFFGKIYLFWAGWQAGLYWLVLLGLVTSVVSIYYYIRVVKMMVVKEPQEMSDVVRDYPEISWNLPGFRPLQVGLIVTLIATSIAGILSNPLFTLVNHSVANTPILQSTKVVSTQVSAVITEQLNQ, from the coding sequence ATGGATTTTGCTAATCTTGCATCCCAGTTAAATGCTGGAACAATTTTGCCAGAGGGGATTGTGATTCTCACCCTCCTGGGGGTTTTGATTGTGGATTTGATTTTGGGGCGTACATCCTCACGCTGGATTGGATATCTGGCGATCGCAGGTTTGCTGTCTTCAATTGTCGCCCTTTATTTTCAATGGGATAACACCAATCCCATTTCTTTTAGCGGTGAGTTTAATAGTGATGACCTCAGTATCGTCTTTCGCGGTATCATCGCTCTGTCCGCTGCTGTGACTATACTGATGTCCATTCGCTACATTGAGCAGAGTGGCACTGCCTTAGCTGAATTCATCGCTATTTTACTAACTGCTACCCTAGGAGGGATGTTTTTATCCGGGGCTAGTGAGTTGGTGATGATTTTCATCTCCCTAGAAACCCTGAGTATTTCCTCTTATTTGCTCACAGGTTATACCAAGCGTGACCCCCGCTCTAATGAAGCGGCGCTCAAATACTTGTTGATTGGCGCTTCTAGTACTGCAGTATTTTTGTATGGCGTATCGCTGTTGTATGGTTTATCAGGTGGACAAACCGAACTGAGTGCGATCGCTAACGGTATCGCCACAGCCAATGTTGGTCAATCTCTAGCTTTAGTAATTGCCCTCGTCTTTGTAATTGCAGGTATTGGCTTCAAAATCTCCGCGGCTCCCTTCCATCAATGGACACCAGACGTTTATGAAGGCGCTCCCACTCCAGTGATCGCTTTTCTATCTGTCGGTTCTAAAGCAGCTGGATTTGCTCTAGCCATCCGCCTCCTAACAGTAGTCTTCCCCCTCGTTGCTGACGAGTGGCGATTTGTCTTCACCGCCCTCGCTGTGCTGAGTATGATCCTGGGTAACGTAGTCGCCCTCGCTCAAACTAGCATGAAGCGGATGCTAGCCTATTCATCCATCGCCCAAGCTGGGTTTGTGATGATTGGTTTGATTGCGGGTACAGATTCAGGATATTCCAGTATGATATTTTACCTGCTGGTCTATCTATTCATGAACCTGTGCGGCTTCACCTGCATTATCCTCTTCTCTCTGCGGACAGGAACAGACCAGATCGCTGAATATTCCGGTTTGTATCAAAAAGACCCACTCCTAACTTTAGGCTTAAGTATCTCTTTGCTGTCTTTAGGTGGTATTCCGCCACTAGCTGGCTTTTTTGGCAAAATTTACTTATTCTGGGCTGGTTGGCAGGCAGGTCTTTACTGGTTAGTTTTATTGGGCTTAGTTACTAGCGTCGTCTCGATATACTACTACATTCGTGTAGTCAAGATGATGGTAGTTAAAGAACCCCAAGAAATGTCCGATGTAGTTAGGGATTATCCCGAAATAAGTTGGAATTTACCGGGTTTCAGACCTTTACAAGTGGGTTTGATTGTGACTTTAATTGCCACATCCATAGCGGGAATTTTGTCCAATCCACTGTTTACCTTAGTAAATCATTCAGTTGCCAATACTCCAATTTTACAATCAACTAAGGTTGTGAGTACTCAGGTAAGTGCTGTGATTACTGAGCAGTTAAATCAGTAA
- the topA gene encoding type I DNA topoisomerase — protein sequence MSTLVIVESPTKARTIRNYLPSGYRVEASMGHVRDLPQSASEIPVAIKGEKWAQLGVNVDADFEPVYVVPKDKKKVVTQLKEALKDADELILATDEDREGESISWHLYQLLKPKVPTKRMVFHEITQDAIKKALKNCRTIDEQLVRAQETRRILDRLVGYTLSPLLWKKIAWGLSAGRVQSVAVRLLVIKERQRRAFHEGTYWDLKASLIAPASGKTKGQEFTSLLVNLGGTKIATGSDFDPATGQITAGRKVVLLTEEEAQALKERLTDKTWSVTDIEERPVTRKPAPPFTTSTLQQESNRKLRLSARDTMRIAQNLYEQGYITYMRTDSVHLSDQAIAAARSCVEQLYGQQYLSPQPRQYTTKSKGAQEAHEAIRPAGSTFRTPQETGLGGRELAVYDLIWKRTVASQMADSRQTQVTVQLQVEDAGFRSSGKRIDFPGYLRAYVEGSDDPEAALEDQEVILPNLKVGDHPDCQELEAVGHETQPPARYTEATLVKTLESEGIGRPSTYASIIGTIIDKGYTQLTNNALIPTFTAFAVTDLLEKHFPDIVDPKFTSKMEQTLDDIADGEAKWLPYLRQFYLGDKGLETLVRERESQIDATLARTVELENLDAKVRIGKYGPYIEVKNGEGVVTASIPKDLTPADLDPKQVEILLRQKTTGPDQLGRHPETGEPVYVKIGAYGPYVQLGDKSEENPKPKQASLPKGVTPENVTFDVAVGLLALPRTLGVHPATGGKIQASLGRFGPYVVHDQGKEGKDYRSLKAADNVLTVSLGRALELLSEPKKGRSSTNSKSKAAVRELGAHPEDGTPVNIYDGPYGPYIKHSKTNVSLPEGESVEDITLATALKLLATKATSAKSTRKTTKSTTSKTKSTSKTKSTAAKKNDAAG from the coding sequence ATGTCAACTCTCGTCATCGTCGAATCTCCAACCAAAGCTCGTACCATTCGCAACTACCTACCATCAGGCTATCGGGTGGAAGCGTCTATGGGTCATGTGCGTGACCTTCCCCAGTCGGCTAGCGAAATTCCCGTCGCTATCAAAGGGGAAAAATGGGCGCAGTTGGGGGTAAATGTGGACGCCGACTTTGAACCGGTGTATGTTGTCCCAAAAGACAAAAAGAAAGTTGTCACCCAGCTGAAAGAAGCCCTCAAAGACGCCGATGAACTGATCCTAGCAACTGACGAAGACCGTGAAGGTGAAAGTATCAGTTGGCATTTATACCAGTTGCTGAAGCCCAAAGTCCCTACCAAGCGCATGGTGTTTCACGAAATTACTCAGGACGCCATCAAAAAAGCTTTGAAAAACTGCCGCACTATTGATGAGCAGTTAGTTCGCGCCCAAGAAACACGACGGATTTTGGATCGACTGGTAGGCTATACCTTGTCTCCCCTGCTATGGAAAAAAATCGCCTGGGGGTTATCCGCTGGGCGGGTACAATCTGTAGCAGTGAGGCTTCTAGTCATCAAGGAACGCCAACGCCGCGCCTTTCATGAAGGTACATATTGGGATTTGAAAGCTAGCTTGATCGCCCCTGCCTCAGGGAAGACCAAGGGACAAGAATTTACCTCCCTGCTAGTCAACCTAGGCGGCACTAAAATCGCGACTGGCAGTGATTTCGACCCGGCAACGGGACAAATTACCGCAGGTCGGAAGGTGGTATTGCTGACGGAAGAAGAAGCACAAGCTCTCAAAGAACGCCTGACTGATAAAACCTGGAGTGTCACAGACATTGAGGAACGTCCAGTGACGCGCAAACCCGCGCCACCGTTCACCACCTCGACGCTGCAACAGGAATCTAACCGGAAACTGCGCCTCTCCGCTAGGGATACCATGCGGATTGCCCAGAATTTGTATGAGCAAGGGTACATTACCTACATGCGTACAGATTCCGTGCATTTGTCCGATCAGGCGATCGCTGCAGCTCGTAGCTGTGTAGAACAACTCTACGGCCAACAATACCTCAGCCCCCAACCTCGGCAATACACCACCAAATCCAAAGGCGCACAGGAAGCACACGAAGCCATTCGTCCGGCAGGAAGTACCTTCCGCACGCCCCAGGAAACAGGCTTAGGTGGTCGAGAACTGGCTGTTTATGACCTGATTTGGAAGCGTACCGTCGCCTCCCAAATGGCTGACTCCCGCCAAACCCAAGTTACCGTGCAGTTGCAAGTTGAAGATGCTGGCTTCCGTTCTTCTGGTAAGCGGATTGACTTCCCCGGATATCTCCGCGCCTACGTTGAAGGGTCAGACGATCCCGAAGCAGCATTAGAAGACCAGGAAGTAATTTTGCCTAACCTGAAGGTAGGAGATCATCCCGATTGTCAGGAACTAGAAGCCGTGGGACACGAAACCCAACCACCAGCTAGATATACCGAAGCGACTCTGGTGAAAACCCTAGAAAGTGAAGGTATTGGCCGTCCTAGTACCTACGCCAGCATTATTGGCACAATCATCGATAAGGGTTACACCCAGTTAACAAATAATGCTTTGATTCCCACCTTTACGGCTTTCGCCGTCACTGACTTGCTAGAAAAGCATTTCCCCGATATTGTCGATCCCAAATTCACCTCCAAAATGGAGCAAACCCTCGATGATATTGCCGATGGTGAAGCTAAGTGGCTGCCCTACTTGCGGCAATTTTATTTGGGAGACAAGGGTCTAGAAACCTTGGTGAGGGAACGAGAAAGTCAAATTGACGCCACCTTAGCTAGGACGGTGGAACTGGAAAACTTAGATGCTAAAGTCCGCATTGGTAAATATGGCCCTTACATCGAAGTTAAAAATGGTGAAGGTGTAGTCACTGCCTCAATTCCCAAAGACCTGACTCCAGCAGACCTCGACCCCAAACAGGTAGAAATCCTGCTGCGGCAAAAAACCACAGGGCCAGACCAACTCGGTCGCCATCCCGAAACTGGTGAACCAGTTTATGTGAAAATTGGTGCTTACGGCCCATATGTCCAGTTGGGTGACAAGTCTGAAGAAAACCCCAAACCCAAACAAGCCTCCTTACCCAAAGGTGTCACCCCAGAAAACGTCACCTTTGACGTGGCTGTTGGTCTATTGGCACTACCTCGGACATTAGGTGTCCATCCGGCGACTGGTGGTAAAATTCAAGCCAGTTTAGGGCGTTTTGGCCCTTACGTCGTCCACGACCAAGGTAAGGAAGGAAAAGACTATCGCTCTCTAAAAGCTGCTGATAATGTCTTGACAGTTTCTTTAGGACGTGCATTAGAGTTATTGTCTGAGCCAAAAAAGGGACGCAGCTCCACAAATAGCAAATCTAAGGCAGCTGTACGTGAATTGGGCGCACATCCGGAAGATGGTACGCCAGTGAATATCTACGATGGACCCTACGGGCCTTACATTAAGCACAGCAAAACTAATGTCAGTCTTCCAGAAGGTGAATCTGTAGAAGATATAACTTTAGCTACGGCGCTGAAATTGTTGGCAACCAAAGCAACGTCAGCTAAATCTACTCGCAAAACAACTAAGTCAACAACTTCTAAAACGAAGTCAACTTCTAAAACGAAGTCAACTGCTGCTAAAAAAAATGACGCAGCAGGATAG
- a CDS encoding DNA topoisomerase I has protein sequence MARKLIEALLGPEVEPEPELIPIPVNDRSRRRQ, from the coding sequence TTGGCACGCAAGCTGATCGAAGCTTTGCTCGGTCCAGAAGTTGAGCCGGAACCGGAACTGATTCCGATTCCTGTAAATGACCGATCGCGTCGTCGCCAGTAG
- the aroQ gene encoding type II 3-dehydroquinate dehydratase, which translates to MQELTFSPLSILVLHGPNLNLLGQREPGIYGSLTLIEINRLLEAEGLKLQAKVLPVQSNHEGILVDTIHEALGKYQGILINAGAYTHTSVALRDAIAAVNLPTVEVHLSNIYRREDFRHHSYIAPVAVGQISGFGVQSYLLGLQALVHHLRSG; encoded by the coding sequence GTGCAAGAATTGACGTTTTCACCTTTAAGTATTTTGGTGTTGCATGGGCCAAACCTGAATCTGCTAGGACAGCGAGAACCAGGAATTTATGGTTCGCTAACTTTGATTGAGATTAACCGCCTATTAGAAGCAGAAGGGCTAAAGTTACAGGCGAAAGTTCTACCTGTGCAATCGAATCATGAAGGGATTTTGGTTGATACTATTCATGAAGCATTAGGCAAATATCAAGGCATTTTGATTAATGCTGGGGCTTACACCCACACCAGTGTGGCACTACGAGATGCGATCGCCGCCGTTAATCTACCTACAGTCGAAGTCCACCTGAGTAATATCTACCGCAGAGAAGACTTTCGCCATCATTCCTATATAGCCCCTGTAGCTGTTGGACAAATCAGCGGTTTTGGTGTCCAAAGTTATTTGTTGGGCTTACAAGCGTTGGTGCATCATTTAAGATCAGGATGA
- a CDS encoding ADP-ribosylglycohydrolase family protein, translated as MRYSLVSRFRGALLGALLGEKLTLSNDKQLQSRCDVDRIAVLGVQSLIALGRLDLDDWLERQQQYSLHLDTTDEISPNLILATLPVALFFHENTIKVRQNLLRVLQIWEDDPVVRDGTLAVGYAIAKSLTEKLHPQTLIPETIAFIGETPTSLPQQLLKVNDLLNRGAGLDRAQAELSREEKQSNAIAMAFYCFLGTLEDYRLSVLRATHTANIWQQEPGNLYSKSISAITGALSGAYNSTVGIPVTWRVLHSQPNSAAWGMTNFSQMLKLADALVAVWSGMYNLDLNPSEFKQEGCVISDAQASLSLWEAPSRLCVYAAPRVIRSR; from the coding sequence ATGCGCTACTCTCTCGTAAGTCGGTTTCGAGGTGCTTTGCTAGGGGCGCTGCTTGGTGAAAAATTAACTTTGAGTAATGATAAACAGTTACAAAGTCGCTGTGATGTTGACCGAATAGCGGTTTTGGGCGTTCAAAGTTTGATTGCACTGGGCAGATTAGATTTAGATGATTGGCTAGAACGTCAGCAACAATACTCGCTTCATTTAGACACAACTGACGAAATCTCCCCAAACTTAATACTGGCCACACTCCCAGTAGCACTTTTTTTTCACGAAAATACAATTAAAGTGCGACAAAACTTGCTGCGTGTGTTACAAATCTGGGAGGATGACCCAGTAGTACGGGATGGAACACTAGCAGTAGGGTATGCGATCGCTAAATCTCTAACTGAAAAACTCCACCCCCAAACCCTGATTCCCGAAACGATCGCTTTTATCGGAGAAACGCCGACATCACTACCACAACAATTATTAAAGGTTAATGATTTGTTAAATCGGGGGGCTGGATTAGACAGAGCGCAAGCTGAATTGAGTAGGGAAGAAAAGCAGAGTAACGCTATTGCTATGGCGTTTTATTGCTTTCTGGGCACATTGGAAGACTACCGCCTGTCCGTTTTGCGGGCTACTCATACTGCCAATATCTGGCAACAAGAACCTGGAAATTTATACTCGAAAAGCATAAGTGCAATTACTGGTGCTTTATCAGGGGCTTATAATAGCACTGTCGGCATTCCCGTGACTTGGCGGGTCTTACACTCACAACCCAATTCAGCAGCATGGGGAATGACCAATTTTTCCCAGATGTTAAAATTGGCTGATGCACTTGTAGCAGTGTGGTCAGGAATGTATAATCTTGACCTAAATCCCAGTGAGTTCAAACAAGAGGGATGTGTTATTTCCGATGCACAGGCTTCGCTATCCCTATGGGAAGCCCCTTCCCGTCTATGTGTCTATGCCGCACCCCGCGTCATTCGGTCGCGTTAA
- a CDS encoding HD family phosphohydrolase codes for MKTQRFFQSLNQQLNNWRRRYKVLLRKRPLLEAVSSKNGKSRRRKLHRIVLSNIIVFLSKINDLSRAQKLGIGKRVRAKLAKSQGLLNIVGFSWVHKKRFSVVLAIAVISLTGVIGHKLYNQPKLKVGTVAPQTIKAPYTDSIENQRKTEDQRRAVSQKSMPMLMIDTSVNEQVGRNLRQLLDEGDEIRAAAGSFPFFDTSVLSLSSQRYLRSCPESEWQELLVTLETTKKQKLELFLPTQRGSFHRRLTREQDTTSSAKAGKQISAPPPSSTQKRQTQTTPLGAAPQNRSVLPSKSGETKSTNPPTLEFTQAVAELETYRITTTDRNLSSLIDQILQARQKYAQANTKLLQMEAVKPQAVYENTILLNLSDEDWVKTQVGIHDSSKRILAQGIPYGLPRDVLEAAVSLQVQTFVTTEAEPLAIKMLSVVLQPNLKQDEAETRKQAQRAANGVPAFMVQVKRGDVIVAKGENITAWNFDVLEHYHLNRREVNWLELGKVAGVVSTAVAIFVFVERQIQIQLRQRDRLLVLLLTLSVPGILTTSLPYTTWSAIGILLGSFYGPVLGVTVVSLLSLVLPTTLEIGRIALVAGAAGGIVGSCMAKRLRSREELALLGVAIATTQGGIYLMLSVFVGAAFGSRWYVVLREAAFFALSGLAWSIVALGLSPYLEKLFDLVTPIRLAELANPNRPLLKRLATETPGTFQHTLFVATLAEAAAKQLKCNVELVRAGTLYHDIGKMHDPLGFIENQMGGPNKHDTEINDPWKSAAIIKKHVTEGLVMARKHVLPTAIQAFIPEHQGTMLIAYFHHQAQQMAQANPNLTVDDADFRYDGPIPQSRETAIVMLADSCEAALRSLKDVNPEQALVMVNNILRARWQDNQMIDSGLTRDEMTKIAKIFVEVWQQFHHKRIAYPKLKTSNEKIAKH; via the coding sequence ATGAAAACGCAGCGATTTTTTCAGTCCTTAAACCAGCAATTAAATAACTGGCGGCGGCGGTACAAAGTGCTACTCCGTAAAAGACCCTTACTAGAGGCGGTGAGCAGTAAAAACGGCAAAAGCCGCCGTCGGAAGCTTCATAGAATAGTCCTCAGCAACATAATCGTTTTTTTATCAAAAATCAATGATCTAAGCAGAGCGCAAAAGCTAGGAATAGGGAAGAGAGTAAGGGCAAAATTGGCCAAAAGCCAAGGTCTACTCAATATAGTTGGTTTCAGCTGGGTGCATAAAAAGCGGTTCTCTGTGGTTTTAGCGATCGCAGTCATCTCCCTTACAGGTGTAATTGGGCACAAACTGTATAACCAGCCCAAGCTAAAGGTAGGAACTGTTGCACCACAGACAATTAAGGCACCATATACAGATAGCATCGAAAATCAGAGAAAAACCGAAGACCAACGCCGAGCCGTCAGTCAAAAATCCATGCCCATGCTGATGATCGATACCAGCGTGAATGAACAAGTTGGGCGAAATTTGCGACAACTTTTAGATGAAGGTGACGAAATTCGTGCCGCTGCTGGGTCTTTTCCATTTTTTGATACTTCAGTTTTATCTCTGTCTAGCCAGCGTTATCTACGCTCTTGTCCGGAGTCAGAATGGCAAGAACTGCTAGTTACCTTAGAAACTACGAAAAAACAGAAATTAGAATTATTCCTCCCCACACAAAGGGGCAGTTTTCATAGAAGACTGACCAGAGAACAGGATACTACGTCATCCGCTAAAGCCGGAAAACAAATCTCCGCGCCCCCACCATCATCAACTCAGAAACGCCAAACACAAACTACACCGCTGGGAGCGGCTCCACAAAATAGATCTGTCCTCCCATCGAAATCTGGGGAAACAAAATCAACTAATCCCCCAACACTTGAATTTACTCAAGCAGTGGCGGAACTAGAAACTTATCGCATTACAACAACTGACCGCAACTTATCCTCACTCATCGACCAAATATTGCAAGCACGCCAAAAATACGCCCAAGCCAACACCAAACTTTTACAGATGGAGGCAGTCAAGCCGCAAGCAGTATATGAAAACACCATCCTTCTAAACTTGTCGGATGAAGATTGGGTAAAAACCCAAGTGGGAATTCACGATAGTAGCAAGCGAATTCTCGCCCAAGGTATCCCATATGGATTGCCAAGAGACGTTTTAGAGGCTGCAGTCAGCTTACAAGTGCAGACATTTGTCACAACAGAGGCCGAACCCTTAGCAATCAAAATGTTGTCGGTTGTGCTGCAACCAAATTTGAAGCAAGACGAAGCAGAAACGAGAAAACAAGCACAAAGGGCAGCTAACGGAGTACCTGCATTCATGGTTCAGGTAAAGCGAGGAGATGTAATTGTTGCTAAAGGGGAAAATATCACTGCGTGGAACTTTGATGTGTTGGAGCATTATCACCTGAATCGCCGGGAGGTTAACTGGCTGGAATTAGGGAAAGTAGCAGGTGTTGTGAGTACAGCAGTTGCTATTTTTGTGTTTGTAGAACGGCAGATTCAGATCCAATTACGGCAACGCGATCGCCTGTTGGTGTTACTACTGACTTTGAGTGTGCCGGGGATACTGACAACAAGTTTGCCGTATACCACATGGAGCGCCATTGGTATATTGTTAGGTAGCTTTTACGGCCCTGTTTTGGGTGTAACAGTTGTGAGTTTACTGTCGCTAGTGCTACCCACCACCTTGGAAATTGGTAGAATTGCCCTTGTGGCTGGCGCAGCAGGGGGAATAGTCGGTAGTTGCATGGCAAAACGACTGCGATCGCGTGAGGAACTGGCACTATTAGGAGTGGCGATCGCTACAACTCAGGGCGGCATTTACCTCATGCTCTCTGTTTTCGTTGGTGCAGCATTTGGTTCAAGATGGTATGTCGTCCTCCGAGAAGCCGCGTTTTTTGCATTATCTGGCTTGGCCTGGAGTATTGTCGCTTTGGGCTTGAGTCCTTATTTAGAAAAACTTTTTGATTTAGTTACTCCCATCCGTTTAGCGGAACTGGCAAATCCCAATCGCCCCTTATTAAAACGACTCGCCACAGAAACACCTGGAACCTTTCAACATACTCTGTTTGTAGCTACCCTGGCTGAAGCTGCTGCTAAACAACTAAAGTGTAATGTCGAGCTAGTTAGGGCTGGAACATTATACCATGATATTGGTAAAATGCACGACCCCCTCGGCTTTATTGAAAATCAAATGGGGGGGCCAAATAAACACGATACAGAGATTAACGACCCCTGGAAGAGTGCCGCAATTATCAAAAAACACGTCACTGAAGGGTTGGTGATGGCACGCAAACATGTTTTACCAACAGCGATTCAAGCTTTTATTCCCGAACATCAAGGAACGATGCTAATTGCTTATTTTCATCATCAAGCGCAGCAAATGGCTCAGGCTAACCCAAATTTAACCGTAGATGATGCTGATTTTCGCTACGATGGACCAATTCCCCAATCGCGGGAAACAGCAATTGTCATGTTAGCAGATTCCTGTGAGGCGGCGCTGCGGAGTCTTAAAGATGTCAACCCAGAACAAGCCTTAGTAATGGTGAACAATATCCTTCGTGCTAGATGGCAAGATAATCAAATGATAGATTCTGGCTTAACACGCGACGAAATGACAAAAATAGCTAAAATCTTTGTGGAAGTTTGGCAACAATTCCATCACAAACGTATTGCTTATCCTAAATTGAAGACTAGTAATGAGAAGATCGCGAAGCATTGA
- a CDS encoding Uma2 family endonuclease gives MTISLEKSSQSSLIFQQHDATWQDYVAVRDNPDIDWRKIAFYQGWLWFDMGTEGLGHSSFRDLMTAVFFVWAFLHPEVVLQSYGGCLIENQDTHACAPDLVLYKGEDIPKWKLGEPRRIILDRHRLPDLVGEIADTSLGIDLDEQKQLYASLGIAEYWVIDVKGMRLFAFGLTATGIYQPIQVSQVLTGLAIALVEQTLEKLAEGTNTAAANWLMQQLQTAN, from the coding sequence ATGACTATCTCCCTAGAAAAATCTAGCCAATCTTCCCTAATTTTCCAGCAGCATGATGCGACCTGGCAAGATTATGTGGCAGTTCGAGATAACCCAGATATTGATTGGCGTAAGATCGCATTTTATCAAGGATGGTTATGGTTTGATATGGGAACAGAAGGTCTGGGACACTCTTCCTTTAGGGATTTGATGACGGCAGTTTTTTTTGTTTGGGCATTCTTGCACCCAGAGGTAGTGCTACAATCCTATGGGGGCTGTCTAATTGAAAACCAAGACACCCACGCCTGCGCGCCAGACTTAGTACTGTACAAAGGTGAAGATATTCCTAAATGGAAACTTGGTGAGCCGCGGCGGATTATTCTCGATCGCCATCGTCTGCCTGATTTAGTTGGAGAAATCGCCGATACAAGCTTGGGCATCGATCTCGATGAGCAGAAGCAACTGTACGCTAGTCTAGGAATTGCCGAATATTGGGTAATTGATGTCAAAGGAATGCGGCTATTTGCATTCGGTTTAACAGCAACGGGTATATATCAGCCAATCCAAGTTTCTCAGGTGTTGACGGGTTTAGCGATCGCGCTTGTCGAACAAACGCTGGAAAAATTAGCTGAAGGCACCAATACCGCAGCAGCAAATTGGTTGATGCAGCAATTGCAAACGGCGAACTAA
- a CDS encoding TetR/AcrR family transcriptional regulator yields MGRSTQSKPSNNKPRQVRDAEATKKYILDAAEVEFAKRGLSGARTEAIAKGAGVTTAMIYYYFQSKEGLYQAVLQRPAVEMHAGFKQLNLDQFPPEEALKILVKEAIAYEAAHPHRGMLWFQEANQNQGKYFKQGNWQENFKYLINILERGMAEGCFRQIDPFLTTLHIIGICNLYFNAYENIKHTRPDLQLLSPEMIEQHTQAAINFILAGVRLL; encoded by the coding sequence GTGGGTCGTTCAACGCAGTCAAAACCCTCAAATAATAAGCCTCGTCAGGTGCGTGATGCAGAGGCGACGAAAAAGTATATTCTGGATGCAGCGGAAGTAGAGTTTGCTAAACGTGGACTCAGTGGGGCGCGAACAGAGGCGATCGCCAAAGGTGCAGGTGTCACCACAGCGATGATTTACTACTACTTCCAGAGCAAGGAAGGACTATATCAAGCGGTTCTGCAACGTCCAGCGGTGGAAATGCACGCAGGATTTAAACAGCTAAATCTGGATCAGTTCCCGCCAGAAGAGGCGTTGAAGATTTTGGTGAAAGAAGCGATCGCTTACGAAGCAGCTCATCCACACCGGGGAATGCTGTGGTTTCAAGAAGCCAACCAAAATCAGGGAAAGTATTTCAAACAGGGGAATTGGCAAGAAAACTTTAAATATCTGATCAATATTTTAGAACGGGGAATGGCAGAGGGTTGTTTCCGTCAAATCGATCCATTTCTCACCACCCTGCATATTATTGGGATTTGTAATTTATACTTCAACGCTTACGAAAATATCAAACACACTAGACCAGATTTGCAGCTACTGAGTCCAGAAATGATTGAGCAGCATACGCAAGCAGCGATTAATTTTATTTTGGCTGGCGTGCGACTGCTTTAA
- a CDS encoding Rieske 2Fe-2S domain-containing protein, with translation MQPILPGAPWLIAHKSRLGVNQPHKITLNGRDYVIWQNQKGEVFALDNICPHMQAPLSEGWVCQERDTITCPFHALEFDGKGRFYRGDKQDNQPIIQPLELIISNDCIWTYGGFEPRLPIPELHQKIVDGYELIGVTGEKSIQGDFLSNLMVNYDYNHQNGTHKELFKITSCNVTFFEEKGYYATIKQDLKRSDNTLKEIIKNPVLGIFPKNLSNTLEYAFPSTTVFFPKTPIGNIAQMHILYPETENRTKTFILMYAQVINPVMKFLFKNSILQAGATVIAQDTGAVESLYPRQKPKIRLPNEEIMFYAEKLYRDW, from the coding sequence ATGCAACCTATTTTACCCGGTGCGCCTTGGTTAATTGCTCATAAGTCAAGGCTGGGAGTTAATCAACCACATAAAATTACATTGAATGGGCGAGATTATGTAATTTGGCAAAACCAAAAAGGTGAAGTCTTTGCACTAGATAATATTTGTCCACACATGCAAGCACCTTTATCAGAAGGCTGGGTTTGTCAAGAGAGAGATACTATCACTTGCCCTTTTCATGCACTGGAATTTGATGGTAAAGGCAGATTTTATCGAGGTGATAAACAAGATAATCAGCCTATTATACAGCCATTAGAGCTAATTATTAGCAATGACTGCATCTGGACATATGGAGGATTTGAACCAAGATTACCCATTCCCGAATTGCATCAGAAAATTGTAGATGGATACGAATTAATTGGCGTTACTGGAGAGAAAAGTATTCAGGGAGATTTTTTGAGCAACTTGATGGTTAACTATGACTATAACCACCAAAATGGTACTCATAAAGAACTGTTTAAAATCACATCTTGTAATGTTACTTTCTTCGAGGAAAAAGGATACTACGCCACGATAAAACAAGATTTAAAGAGAAGTGATAACACGCTCAAAGAAATTATCAAAAATCCTGTTTTGGGCATCTTCCCCAAAAATCTGAGTAACACCCTCGAATATGCTTTTCCTTCAACTACAGTTTTCTTTCCCAAAACACCAATTGGCAATATTGCTCAAATGCATATTCTCTACCCAGAAACGGAAAACAGAACCAAGACATTTATTCTGATGTATGCTCAGGTGATAAATCCTGTGATGAAATTTTTGTTTAAAAATTCAATTTTACAAGCTGGAGCCACAGTGATTGCACAAGATACAGGTGCTGTTGAAAGTTTATATCCCAGGCAAAAACCAAAAATTAGATTACCCAATGAAGAGATTATGTTTTATGCAGAAAAACTCTATCGTGATTGGTAA